From the Oncorhynchus nerka isolate Pitt River linkage group LG28, Oner_Uvic_2.0, whole genome shotgun sequence genome, one window contains:
- the LOC115112888 gene encoding ATP synthase mitochondrial F1 complex assembly factor 2-like isoform X1, with the protein MLRNLVRLHSRVGHALSPPIVCPRSQVLKLPLPLLSVNSKYYSIITERKKFYEDVSISHGEAGGMFEINLDQRKLKTPGGKLFTAPNEALAIAVANEWDTQKDTLKFYSMHMTTLCNTALDNPTFRSKDQIITAALKYLETDTICYRVEEPPSLVELQNNEWDPVLNWIEDGYNVVIGSSTNILGPEIPQATMNTFRQHLGSYNFWSLTGLEYVITQLKSVVLAFALIDKHITVEQAVLLSRLEEEFQIGHWGNVEWAHDVDLYELRARTAAGALFVHFSSESSTVKRNLMQD; encoded by the exons ATGCTGAGGAATCTTGTGAGATTGCACAGTCGTGTGGGGCAtgccctctctccccccattgTCTGCCCTAGAAGTCAAGTTCTCAAGCTGCCgctccctctactctctgtgaACTCAAAATATTACTCCATTATCACAG aaagaaagaaattctaCGAGGATGTCAGCATATCCCACGGAGAGG CAGGTGGCATGTTTGAGATCAACCTGGACCAACGGAAACTGAAGACACCAGGAGGAAAGCTGTTCACAGCCCCCAACGAAGCCTTAGCCATTGCCGTGGCGAATGAGTGGGATACTCAGAAAGACACGCTCAAGTTCTACAGCATGCATATG ACCACTCTCTGCAACACAGCCCTCGATAACCCTACATTCCGCAGCAAGGACCAAATAATCACTGCTGCCCTCAAGTATCTGGAGACTGACACAATTTG TTACAGAGTTGAGGAGCCTCCATCTTTAGTGGAGCTTCAGAATAATGAATGGGACCCTGTGCTGAACTGGATCGAAGACGG GTACAACGTAGTCATTGGCTCTTCTACCAATATACTGGGGCCAGAGATCCCACAGGCAACGATGAATACTTTTCGCCAGCACCTGGGTTCCTATAACTTCTGGTCCCTGACAG GACTGGAGTATGTGATCACCCAGCTGAAGTCTGTGGTGCTGGCATTTGCATTGATTGACAAACACATTACAGTGGAGCAGGCTGTGCTGCTGTCAAGACTAGAGGAGGAGTTCCAG ATCGGGCATTGGGGAAATGTAGAGTGGGCTCATGATGTTGACCTGTATGAGCTGAGAGCACGTACAGCAGCAGGGGCTCTGTTTGTACATTTCTCCTCTGAGAGTTCAACGGTCAAACGCAATCTCATGCAAGACTAA
- the LOC115112887 gene encoding TOM1-like protein 2 isoform X1, whose amino-acid sequence MEFLLGNPYSTPVGHCIERATDGSLQSEDWTLNMEICDIINETEDGPKDAIRAMKKRLNGNKNYREVMLALTVLETCVKNCGHRFHALITSRDFIDGVLVKIISPKNNPPTIVQDKVLSLIQAWADAFRSSPDLTGVVQIYEELKRKGIDFPMSDLDVLSPIHTPQRLLTGPEEKQATAPPLAQPIPQPQQQPPPHAVSAPSFASSVPPTYSAPQVPNLGASGSINPSPEQICRLRRELDIVRGNTKVMSEMLTEMVPGQEDPSDHKLLQELNRTCRAMQQRIVELISCVSDEEVTEELLHVNDDLNNIFLRYDRYERYRSGRASQGINNGVLSEATEDNLIDLGPGSPAVVSNMVTSTATPPSSTALAERPSSPASLASRLAILDVGASVTSTLSSLPSCKPQDDFDMFAQTRTGALPLTTETLVTAPIEDLNAVGGIELPPTLEVRQQPAGGIPIGQSSVMDDIEEWLCTDVQGEEGEEGVTSEEFDKFLEERAKAAETVPSLPSPPSGDPGATTGAPQKKAEDALFT is encoded by the exons ATGGAGTTCCTTTTGGGAAATCCATACAGCACTCCTGTGGGACATTGCATTG AGAGAGCCACTGATGGCTCCCTTCAGAGTGAGGACTGGACCCTCAATATGGAAATATGTGACATCATAAATGAAACTGAGGATGG GCCCAAGGATGCCATCAGGGCCATGAAGAAGAGGCTGAACGGGAACAAGAACTACAGGGAGGTGATGCTGGCACTGACCGTCCTGGAGACATGTGTGAAGAACTGTGGGCATCGTTTTCATGCCCTCATCACCAGCAGGGACTTCATAGATGGCGTGCTTGTGAAAATCATCTCTCCCAAAAACAACCCTCCCACTATCGTACAAGATAAAGTGCTCTCACTGATCCAG gCGTGGGCTGATGCGTTCAGGAGTAGTCCAGACCTGACGGGTGTGGTCCAGATCTATGAGGAGCTGAAGAGAAAGGGTATAGATTTCCCAATGTCGGACCTGGATGTCCTGTCTCCCATCCACACACCTCAGCGG CTGTTGACTGGCCCAGAGGAGAAACAAGCCACTGCCCCTCCCCTGGCCCAGCCTATCCCCCAACCCCAACAGCAGCCTCCTCCCCATGCTGTCTCCGCCCCATCGTTTGCATCGTCTGTTCCTCCCACCTACTCCGCCCCGCAGGTCCCCAACCTTGGTGCCTCTGGGTCTATCAACCCTTCACCTGAACAG ATCTGCCGGCTGCGAAGGGAGCTGGACATTGTGCGTGGCAACACAAAGGTGATGTCAGAGATGCTGACAGAGATGGTTCCTGGACAGGAGGACCCCTCGGACCACAAGCTCCTGCAG GAGCTGAACCGGACGTGCCGGGCCATGCAGCAGAGGATAGTGGAGCTCATCTCCTGTGTGTCTGACGAGGAGGTCACAGAGGAACTACTGCACGTCAACGACGACCTCAACAACATCTTCTTACGCTACGACAG GTACGAGAGGTACCGGTCAGGCAGAGCATCTCAGGGTATCAATAATGGG GTCCTCAGTGAGGCTACAGAGGACAACCTTATAGACCTGGGCCCTGGATCTCCTGCTGTCGTCAGCAACATGGTCACTTCCACCGCCACGCCTCCGTCCTCCACCGCCCTTGCCGAACGTCCTTCCTCACCTGCCTCCCTCGCTTCTCGGCTGGCCATCCTCG ATGTGGGTGCCAGTGTGACCAGCACTCTGAGCTCTCTGCCCAGCTGTAAGCCTCAGGATGACTTTGACATGTTTGCCCAGACCAGGACCGGAGCTCTGCCACTGACCACCGAGACACTCGTCAC AGCTCCTATAGAGGACCTTAATGCTGTAGGTGGGATTGAGCTGCCTCCTACTCTGGAAGTCAGGCAGCAGCCTGCAGGAGGA ATTCCCATTGGCCAATCCTCTGTCATGGATGACATAGAGGAGTGGCTATGTACTGACGTG CAAGGAGAGGAGGGCGAAGAGGGGGTGAccagtgaag AGTTTGACAAGTTTCTGGAAGAGCGGGCAAAGGCAGCAGAGACGGTGCCCAGCCTCCCCTCACCCCCTAGTGGTGATCCCGGTGCAACTACCGGTGCACCCCAGAAGAAGGCTGAGGACGCCCTGTTCACTTAG
- the LOC115112887 gene encoding TOM1-like protein 2 isoform X2, which yields MEFLLGNPYSTPVGHCIERATDGSLQSEDWTLNMEICDIINETEDGPKDAIRAMKKRLNGNKNYREVMLALTVLETCVKNCGHRFHALITSRDFIDGVLVKIISPKNNPPTIVQDKVLSLIQAWADAFRSSPDLTGVVQIYEELKRKGIDFPMSDLDVLSPIHTPQRLLTGPEEKQATAPPLAQPIPQPQQQPPPHAVSAPSFASSVPPTYSAPQVPNLGASGSINPSPEQICRLRRELDIVRGNTKVMSEMLTEMVPGQEDPSDHKLLQELNRTCRAMQQRIVELISCVSDEEVTEELLHVNDDLNNIFLRYDRYERYRSGRASQGINNGVLSEATEDNLIDLGPGSPAVVSNMVTSTATPPSSTALAERPSSPASLASRLAILDVGASVTSTLSSLPSCKPQDDFDMFAQTRTGALPLTTETLVTAPIEDLNAVGGIELPPTLEVRQQPAGGQGEEGEEGVTSEEFDKFLEERAKAAETVPSLPSPPSGDPGATTGAPQKKAEDALFT from the exons ATGGAGTTCCTTTTGGGAAATCCATACAGCACTCCTGTGGGACATTGCATTG AGAGAGCCACTGATGGCTCCCTTCAGAGTGAGGACTGGACCCTCAATATGGAAATATGTGACATCATAAATGAAACTGAGGATGG GCCCAAGGATGCCATCAGGGCCATGAAGAAGAGGCTGAACGGGAACAAGAACTACAGGGAGGTGATGCTGGCACTGACCGTCCTGGAGACATGTGTGAAGAACTGTGGGCATCGTTTTCATGCCCTCATCACCAGCAGGGACTTCATAGATGGCGTGCTTGTGAAAATCATCTCTCCCAAAAACAACCCTCCCACTATCGTACAAGATAAAGTGCTCTCACTGATCCAG gCGTGGGCTGATGCGTTCAGGAGTAGTCCAGACCTGACGGGTGTGGTCCAGATCTATGAGGAGCTGAAGAGAAAGGGTATAGATTTCCCAATGTCGGACCTGGATGTCCTGTCTCCCATCCACACACCTCAGCGG CTGTTGACTGGCCCAGAGGAGAAACAAGCCACTGCCCCTCCCCTGGCCCAGCCTATCCCCCAACCCCAACAGCAGCCTCCTCCCCATGCTGTCTCCGCCCCATCGTTTGCATCGTCTGTTCCTCCCACCTACTCCGCCCCGCAGGTCCCCAACCTTGGTGCCTCTGGGTCTATCAACCCTTCACCTGAACAG ATCTGCCGGCTGCGAAGGGAGCTGGACATTGTGCGTGGCAACACAAAGGTGATGTCAGAGATGCTGACAGAGATGGTTCCTGGACAGGAGGACCCCTCGGACCACAAGCTCCTGCAG GAGCTGAACCGGACGTGCCGGGCCATGCAGCAGAGGATAGTGGAGCTCATCTCCTGTGTGTCTGACGAGGAGGTCACAGAGGAACTACTGCACGTCAACGACGACCTCAACAACATCTTCTTACGCTACGACAG GTACGAGAGGTACCGGTCAGGCAGAGCATCTCAGGGTATCAATAATGGG GTCCTCAGTGAGGCTACAGAGGACAACCTTATAGACCTGGGCCCTGGATCTCCTGCTGTCGTCAGCAACATGGTCACTTCCACCGCCACGCCTCCGTCCTCCACCGCCCTTGCCGAACGTCCTTCCTCACCTGCCTCCCTCGCTTCTCGGCTGGCCATCCTCG ATGTGGGTGCCAGTGTGACCAGCACTCTGAGCTCTCTGCCCAGCTGTAAGCCTCAGGATGACTTTGACATGTTTGCCCAGACCAGGACCGGAGCTCTGCCACTGACCACCGAGACACTCGTCAC AGCTCCTATAGAGGACCTTAATGCTGTAGGTGGGATTGAGCTGCCTCCTACTCTGGAAGTCAGGCAGCAGCCTGCAGGAGGA CAAGGAGAGGAGGGCGAAGAGGGGGTGAccagtgaag AGTTTGACAAGTTTCTGGAAGAGCGGGCAAAGGCAGCAGAGACGGTGCCCAGCCTCCCCTCACCCCCTAGTGGTGATCCCGGTGCAACTACCGGTGCACCCCAGAAGAAGGCTGAGGACGCCCTGTTCACTTAG
- the LOC115112888 gene encoding ATP synthase mitochondrial F1 complex assembly factor 2-like isoform X2, with the protein MLRNLVRLHSRVGHALSPPIVCPRSQVLKLPLPLLSVNSKYYSIITERKKFYEDVSISHGEGGMFEINLDQRKLKTPGGKLFTAPNEALAIAVANEWDTQKDTLKFYSMHMTTLCNTALDNPTFRSKDQIITAALKYLETDTICYRVEEPPSLVELQNNEWDPVLNWIEDGYNVVIGSSTNILGPEIPQATMNTFRQHLGSYNFWSLTGLEYVITQLKSVVLAFALIDKHITVEQAVLLSRLEEEFQIGHWGNVEWAHDVDLYELRARTAAGALFVHFSSESSTVKRNLMQD; encoded by the exons ATGCTGAGGAATCTTGTGAGATTGCACAGTCGTGTGGGGCAtgccctctctccccccattgTCTGCCCTAGAAGTCAAGTTCTCAAGCTGCCgctccctctactctctgtgaACTCAAAATATTACTCCATTATCACAG aaagaaagaaattctaCGAGGATGTCAGCATATCCCACGGAGAGG GTGGCATGTTTGAGATCAACCTGGACCAACGGAAACTGAAGACACCAGGAGGAAAGCTGTTCACAGCCCCCAACGAAGCCTTAGCCATTGCCGTGGCGAATGAGTGGGATACTCAGAAAGACACGCTCAAGTTCTACAGCATGCATATG ACCACTCTCTGCAACACAGCCCTCGATAACCCTACATTCCGCAGCAAGGACCAAATAATCACTGCTGCCCTCAAGTATCTGGAGACTGACACAATTTG TTACAGAGTTGAGGAGCCTCCATCTTTAGTGGAGCTTCAGAATAATGAATGGGACCCTGTGCTGAACTGGATCGAAGACGG GTACAACGTAGTCATTGGCTCTTCTACCAATATACTGGGGCCAGAGATCCCACAGGCAACGATGAATACTTTTCGCCAGCACCTGGGTTCCTATAACTTCTGGTCCCTGACAG GACTGGAGTATGTGATCACCCAGCTGAAGTCTGTGGTGCTGGCATTTGCATTGATTGACAAACACATTACAGTGGAGCAGGCTGTGCTGCTGTCAAGACTAGAGGAGGAGTTCCAG ATCGGGCATTGGGGAAATGTAGAGTGGGCTCATGATGTTGACCTGTATGAGCTGAGAGCACGTACAGCAGCAGGGGCTCTGTTTGTACATTTCTCCTCTGAGAGTTCAACGGTCAAACGCAATCTCATGCAAGACTAA
- the LOC115112887 gene encoding TOM1-like protein 2 isoform X3 gives MEFLLGNPYSTPVGHCIERATDGSLQSEDWTLNMEICDIINETEDGPKDAIRAMKKRLNGNKNYREVMLALTVLETCVKNCGHRFHALITSRDFIDGVLVKIISPKNNPPTIVQDKVLSLIQAWADAFRSSPDLTGVVQIYEELKRKGIDFPMSDLDVLSPIHTPQRLLTGPEEKQATAPPLAQPIPQPQQQPPPHAVSAPSFASSVPPTYSAPQVPNLGASGSINPSPEQICRLRRELDIVRGNTKVMSEMLTEMVPGQEDPSDHKLLQELNRTCRAMQQRIVELISCVSDEEVTEELLHVNDDLNNIFLRYDRYERYRSGRASQGINNGVLSEATEDNLIDLGPGSPAVVSNMVTSTATPPSSTALAERPSSPASLASRLAILDVGASVTSTLSSLPSCKPQDDFDMFAQTRTGALPLTTETLVTAPIEDLNAVGGIELPPTLEVRQQPAGGIFKQIYVNILNREHSASSCKERRAKRG, from the exons ATGGAGTTCCTTTTGGGAAATCCATACAGCACTCCTGTGGGACATTGCATTG AGAGAGCCACTGATGGCTCCCTTCAGAGTGAGGACTGGACCCTCAATATGGAAATATGTGACATCATAAATGAAACTGAGGATGG GCCCAAGGATGCCATCAGGGCCATGAAGAAGAGGCTGAACGGGAACAAGAACTACAGGGAGGTGATGCTGGCACTGACCGTCCTGGAGACATGTGTGAAGAACTGTGGGCATCGTTTTCATGCCCTCATCACCAGCAGGGACTTCATAGATGGCGTGCTTGTGAAAATCATCTCTCCCAAAAACAACCCTCCCACTATCGTACAAGATAAAGTGCTCTCACTGATCCAG gCGTGGGCTGATGCGTTCAGGAGTAGTCCAGACCTGACGGGTGTGGTCCAGATCTATGAGGAGCTGAAGAGAAAGGGTATAGATTTCCCAATGTCGGACCTGGATGTCCTGTCTCCCATCCACACACCTCAGCGG CTGTTGACTGGCCCAGAGGAGAAACAAGCCACTGCCCCTCCCCTGGCCCAGCCTATCCCCCAACCCCAACAGCAGCCTCCTCCCCATGCTGTCTCCGCCCCATCGTTTGCATCGTCTGTTCCTCCCACCTACTCCGCCCCGCAGGTCCCCAACCTTGGTGCCTCTGGGTCTATCAACCCTTCACCTGAACAG ATCTGCCGGCTGCGAAGGGAGCTGGACATTGTGCGTGGCAACACAAAGGTGATGTCAGAGATGCTGACAGAGATGGTTCCTGGACAGGAGGACCCCTCGGACCACAAGCTCCTGCAG GAGCTGAACCGGACGTGCCGGGCCATGCAGCAGAGGATAGTGGAGCTCATCTCCTGTGTGTCTGACGAGGAGGTCACAGAGGAACTACTGCACGTCAACGACGACCTCAACAACATCTTCTTACGCTACGACAG GTACGAGAGGTACCGGTCAGGCAGAGCATCTCAGGGTATCAATAATGGG GTCCTCAGTGAGGCTACAGAGGACAACCTTATAGACCTGGGCCCTGGATCTCCTGCTGTCGTCAGCAACATGGTCACTTCCACCGCCACGCCTCCGTCCTCCACCGCCCTTGCCGAACGTCCTTCCTCACCTGCCTCCCTCGCTTCTCGGCTGGCCATCCTCG ATGTGGGTGCCAGTGTGACCAGCACTCTGAGCTCTCTGCCCAGCTGTAAGCCTCAGGATGACTTTGACATGTTTGCCCAGACCAGGACCGGAGCTCTGCCACTGACCACCGAGACACTCGTCAC AGCTCCTATAGAGGACCTTAATGCTGTAGGTGGGATTGAGCTGCCTCCTACTCTGGAAGTCAGGCAGCAGCCTGCAGGAGGA attttcaagcagatttacgTCAACATTTTAAATCGGGAACATTCagcgtcttcttg CAAGGAGAGGAGGGCGAAGAGGGGGTGA